The Vescimonas coprocola genome includes a window with the following:
- a CDS encoding manganese efflux pump MntP, translated as MGLLELFLIAVGLSMDAFAVSVCKGLSTQTLQRRHYLIVGTWFGGFQALMPTLGYLLGSTFEQYITSVDHWVAFILLSVIGGNMLKEAFSKDEETTDASFAPRVMLLLAVATSIDALAVGITLALLPGVNIVAAVLFIGCITFILSAVGLKVGNVFGLKYKNKAEMVGGAILILMGLKILLEHLGVIQF; from the coding sequence ATAGGACTGTTAGAATTGTTTCTCATTGCGGTGGGGCTGTCTATGGACGCCTTCGCCGTCTCTGTCTGCAAGGGCCTGTCCACGCAGACGCTGCAAAGGCGGCACTATCTCATCGTGGGTACGTGGTTCGGAGGCTTTCAGGCGCTGATGCCCACCCTGGGCTATCTGCTGGGTTCCACCTTCGAGCAGTATATCACCTCGGTAGATCACTGGGTGGCCTTCATCCTGCTGTCCGTCATTGGCGGCAATATGCTGAAGGAAGCCTTCTCCAAGGACGAGGAGACGACGGACGCCTCCTTTGCTCCCAGGGTCATGCTGCTGCTGGCGGTGGCCACCAGCATCGATGCACTGGCGGTGGGTATCACCCTCGCCCTACTGCCGGGGGTGAATATCGTGGCGGCGGTGCTGTTCATCGGCTGCATCACCTTTATTCTCTCCGCCGTGGGCCTGAAGGTGGGCAACGTCTTTGGCCTGAAGTATAAGAACAAGGCGGAGATGGTGGGCGGTGCCATCCTGATCCTCATGGGCCTGAAAATTCTGCTGGAGCATTTGGGCGTCATCCAGTTCTGA
- a CDS encoding branched-chain amino acid transporter permease codes for MRLNAIQTLIILLAITVGTVITRFLPPILFPHGKPLPKFLQELCTLLPPAMMGLLLVYSLRNVSFASAGQWLPECIAIAVTAGLHLWRRNSLLSIAGGTITYMLLVQVVFA; via the coding sequence ATGCGCCTGAACGCCATCCAAACACTCATCATCCTGCTGGCCATCACCGTGGGTACCGTCATCACCCGGTTCCTGCCGCCCATCCTGTTCCCCCACGGCAAGCCGCTGCCCAAGTTCCTGCAGGAGCTGTGTACCCTGCTGCCTCCGGCCATGATGGGCCTGCTGCTGGTGTACAGTCTGCGGAACGTCTCCTTCGCCTCCGCCGGTCAGTGGCTGCCGGAGTGTATCGCCATTGCCGTCACCGCCGGACTGCACCTGTGGCGGCGCAATTCTCTCCTGTCCATCGCCGGCGGCACCATCACCTATATGCTGCTGGTGCAGGTGGTATTTGCCTGA
- a CDS encoding arsenate reductase family protein, translated as MNIQIFGLRKSFDTKKAERWFKERRIKYQYIDLATKGLSAGEYRSVRAAVGCDALVDRDCIDYRELGIDYLLPQAAEEKLLEYQLFRVPIVRNGKQATVGYCPDVWQTWE; from the coding sequence ATGAACATTCAGATCTTCGGGCTGCGGAAGTCCTTCGACACCAAAAAGGCCGAGCGCTGGTTCAAGGAGCGCCGTATCAAGTACCAGTACATCGATCTGGCCACCAAGGGCCTCTCCGCCGGAGAGTACCGCAGCGTTCGGGCCGCCGTAGGCTGCGATGCACTGGTGGACCGGGACTGTATCGACTATCGGGAACTGGGCATCGACTATCTGCTGCCCCAGGCCGCCGAGGAGAAGCTGCTGGAATACCAGCTTTTCCGGGTGCCTATCGTCCGCAACGGCAAGCAGGCCACCGTGGGCTACTGCCCCGACGTGTGGCAGACTTGGGAATAA
- a CDS encoding YjjG family noncanonical pyrimidine nucleotidase, producing the protein MPHYSYLLFDADNTLFDFDAANRNAFHAVCRQCDIPDTDETFALYERCNNAMWAAFDRGECTKDFLVVERFRRFLEAMALDRDPALCNRIHLKALGESTLLRPHAEEVCRTLSRTHRLYIVTNAVASVQRSRLHRSAVAPYITDAFISEEAGASKPSRAYFDYVFAHIPGITRENCLLIGDSPSSDIRGANNAGIPCCWYDPHGTALPEGLRIDYRITDLRQLYDIV; encoded by the coding sequence ATGCCGCACTATTCTTACCTGCTTTTCGATGCCGACAATACTCTCTTCGATTTCGATGCCGCCAACCGCAATGCCTTCCACGCCGTCTGCCGGCAGTGCGATATCCCCGACACCGATGAGACCTTTGCCCTCTATGAGCGCTGCAACAACGCCATGTGGGCCGCTTTTGACCGGGGCGAGTGTACCAAGGATTTTCTGGTGGTAGAACGCTTTCGCCGTTTCCTGGAGGCCATGGCGCTGGATCGTGACCCCGCCCTCTGCAACCGCATCCACCTGAAGGCTCTGGGGGAAAGTACGCTTCTTCGCCCCCATGCCGAGGAGGTCTGCCGCACCCTGTCCCGGACCCACCGCCTCTATATCGTCACCAACGCCGTGGCCTCTGTCCAGCGCAGCCGCCTGCACCGCAGCGCCGTGGCTCCCTATATTACCGACGCCTTCATCTCCGAGGAGGCCGGGGCCAGCAAGCCCAGCCGAGCCTACTTCGACTATGTTTTCGCCCACATCCCCGGCATCACACGGGAGAACTGCCTGCTCATCGGGGATTCCCCCTCCAGCGATATCCGGGGCGCCAACAACGCCGGCATCCCCTGCTGCTGGTACGACCCCCACGGCACCGCCCTGCCGGAAGGCCTCCGCATCGACTACCGCATCACCGACCTGCGCCAGCTCTACGATATCGTCTGA
- a CDS encoding NAD-dependent protein deacylase, which produces MQLKEMVASSDNIVFFGGAGVSTESGIPDFRSVDGLYHQKFRYPPETILSHTFYERHKEEFFDFYRQKLIAPEARPNAAHVKLAQWEQDGKLKAVITQNIDGLHQMAGSHEVLELHGSVLRNYCERCGKFYGVDAILHSTGAPKCSCGGDIKPDVVLYEESLDMQMMEQALEYISRADMLIIGGTSLVVYPAAGLVQYYRGHKLVVINKGEVGAGVRADLTIRAPIGEVLSQL; this is translated from the coding sequence ATGCAGCTGAAGGAAATGGTAGCTTCATCGGATAACATCGTATTTTTCGGTGGGGCAGGGGTATCCACGGAGTCCGGTATCCCGGACTTCCGCAGTGTGGACGGCCTGTACCACCAGAAGTTCCGGTATCCGCCGGAGACCATACTGAGCCATACATTTTATGAGCGCCACAAGGAGGAGTTTTTTGATTTCTATCGGCAGAAGCTCATTGCTCCGGAGGCCCGGCCCAATGCCGCCCATGTGAAGCTGGCCCAATGGGAACAGGATGGGAAGCTGAAGGCTGTCATCACCCAGAACATCGACGGGCTGCACCAGATGGCCGGGAGCCATGAGGTGCTGGAGCTCCACGGCAGCGTCCTGCGGAACTACTGCGAACGATGCGGGAAATTCTACGGCGTGGACGCAATCCTCCACAGCACCGGCGCCCCCAAGTGCAGCTGCGGCGGCGACATCAAGCCAGATGTGGTGCTGTATGAGGAGAGTCTGGATATGCAGATGATGGAGCAGGCGCTGGAGTATATCAGCCGGGCGGATATGCTCATCATCGGCGGCACGTCTCTGGTGGTGTATCCGGCGGCAGGACTGGTGCAGTACTACCGGGGCCACAAGCTGGTGGTCATCAACAAGGGAGAGGTGGGCGCCGGCGTCCGGGCCGATCTCACCATCCGTGCGCCTATTGGTGAGGTGCTGAGTCAGCTGTAA
- a CDS encoding YkvI family membrane protein, with product MNEMKTLPLAFTYVGVFLGAGFVSGPELWQFFGAFGNWGYVGFLLAAVLFTLFGILLVRLTQVAHTDEMDRLLVPWNIPWLRAASGIVAAAFLFGVVVIMAAGSGALLEQMTGLPTWIGNALFMLAVALVALLGVTGMVSAFSALIPVLVLATLAFAAAACIKFGTGNIFRLENVNTNPLMPTWLVASLTFVAYNLLGGIGIMAPIGKLVKKRSVIYWGITLAGGMLTVVAASILFSMAVYPAAIEAELPMVAVATAISPTLGTVYGIVLLLSMFCNALASLVAMLTYMEQKQVVFRKHKKLTLAAAAVLSWIGSLAGFGDLISVIFPVFGYLSVVFLVCMMVHFIQCKRREKQSA from the coding sequence ATGAACGAGATGAAAACGCTGCCGCTGGCCTTCACCTATGTGGGGGTATTTCTGGGGGCGGGCTTCGTGTCCGGCCCGGAGCTGTGGCAGTTCTTCGGGGCCTTCGGCAACTGGGGCTATGTGGGTTTTCTGCTGGCGGCGGTGCTGTTTACCCTGTTCGGTATTTTGCTGGTGCGGCTGACGCAGGTGGCCCACACCGATGAGATGGACCGGCTGCTGGTGCCTTGGAACATCCCGTGGCTGCGGGCGGCCTCCGGCATTGTGGCGGCGGCCTTTCTGTTCGGCGTGGTGGTCATTATGGCGGCGGGATCCGGAGCGCTATTAGAGCAGATGACGGGCCTGCCTACATGGATCGGCAACGCCCTGTTCATGCTGGCGGTGGCGCTGGTGGCTCTGCTGGGTGTGACGGGGATGGTCAGTGCCTTTTCGGCGCTGATCCCGGTGCTGGTTCTGGCCACACTGGCCTTTGCCGCAGCGGCCTGCATAAAGTTCGGCACGGGGAATATCTTCCGGTTGGAGAACGTCAACACCAATCCCCTGATGCCCACATGGCTGGTGGCATCCCTGACCTTTGTGGCCTATAACCTGCTGGGGGGCATCGGCATCATGGCGCCCATCGGCAAGCTGGTGAAGAAGCGCTCGGTGATCTACTGGGGCATCACCCTGGCGGGGGGGATGCTGACGGTGGTGGCAGCCAGTATCCTGTTCAGCATGGCGGTGTATCCGGCGGCCATTGAGGCGGAGCTGCCCATGGTGGCGGTAGCCACGGCCATCAGCCCCACGCTGGGGACGGTTTACGGCATCGTGCTGCTGCTGAGTATGTTCTGCAACGCACTGGCGTCGCTGGTGGCCATGCTGACCTACATGGAGCAGAAGCAGGTGGTATTCCGCAAACACAAAAAGCTGACGCTGGCAGCGGCGGCGGTACTGTCGTGGATCGGTAGTCTGGCAGGCTTCGGAGATCTGATCAGCGTAATCTTCCCGGTGTTCGGCTATCTCAGCGTGGTATTTTTGGTGTGCATGATGGTACACTTCATTCAGTGCAAGCGGCGGGAAAAACAGTCCGCCTGA
- a CDS encoding DegV family protein encodes MTRIIIDSTIDLPEQYRRQVHIVPLTIHFGTEELLDGVDIDRQRFYERLVESDVLPTTSQPSPDAFAQLFDQVEAAGDSAVVLTISHKLSGTYQSACIAAEGRERIFVVDTMSASIGSGILARYAIDNAHLHAGELAALLERRRQDVCIIGLVDTLEYLKKGGRISKTAAFAGGLLNIHPVLTLTDGEVTIIGKARGSRQGNNLLVQKIHESGGIDFSMPLLLGYSGLSDALLQKYVADSAPLWENGTETLESVCIGSVIGTHAGPGAVVAAFFRRGGK; translated from the coding sequence ATGACCAGAATCATCATAGATTCCACCATCGACCTGCCGGAGCAGTACCGCAGGCAGGTACACATCGTACCCCTGACCATCCACTTCGGGACGGAGGAGCTGCTGGACGGCGTGGACATCGACCGCCAGCGCTTTTATGAGCGGCTGGTGGAGTCGGACGTGCTGCCCACCACCAGCCAGCCCTCCCCTGACGCTTTCGCCCAGCTGTTCGATCAGGTGGAGGCTGCCGGGGACAGCGCCGTGGTGCTGACCATCTCCCACAAGCTGTCCGGCACCTATCAGAGCGCCTGTATCGCCGCTGAGGGGCGGGAGCGCATCTTCGTGGTGGACACCATGTCCGCCTCCATCGGCTCCGGTATCCTGGCCCGGTACGCCATTGACAATGCCCATCTGCACGCCGGAGAGCTGGCGGCGTTGCTGGAGCGGCGGCGGCAGGACGTGTGCATCATCGGGCTGGTGGACACGCTGGAGTATCTGAAAAAGGGCGGGCGCATCTCCAAGACCGCTGCCTTTGCCGGGGGACTGTTGAACATCCACCCGGTGCTGACCCTGACAGACGGCGAGGTGACCATCATCGGCAAGGCCCGTGGCTCCCGGCAGGGCAACAATCTGCTGGTGCAGAAGATCCACGAGAGCGGCGGCATCGACTTCTCCATGCCTCTGCTGCTGGGCTATTCCGGGCTCAGCGACGCCCTGCTGCAAAAGTATGTGGCCGACAGCGCCCCTCTGTGGGAAAATGGCACGGAGACGCTGGAGTCCGTGTGCATCGGCAGCGTCATCGGCACCCACGCCGGTCCAGGTGCCGTGGTGGCGGCCTTCTTCCGGCGGGGAGGAAAATAA
- a CDS encoding pyridoxal phosphate-dependent aminotransferase — protein MVNPTYEKLGSAPSMIRELFAYGLRRSAEVGPENVFDYSLGNPSIPAPQPVQQALLDVLHDTDPIQVHGYSMAGGFDGTRRAVAEDLTHRFGMTIRPEELFFTCGAAAALISVIRALTVSPDSEFVAIAPYFPEYLPFVESNGGKLVSVPADLDTFQISLDILEAHLTSHTQAVLVNSPNNPTGVVYSRQTLEGLAELLRRKSTQFGHPIYLIADEPYRELVYDGVEVPFLPTIYPNTLVCYSYSKSLSLPGERIGYVCVPSCVEGQADVLHAVAGAARSSGHVCPPTLVQLALQRCADARPDLAAYDANRRLLYRELTQMGYECIPPQGAFYIFVRVPDGDDVAFSQRAKLEHDLLVVPSTAFHCPGFLRLSYCVSHDMILRSLPAFRAIREKYQ, from the coding sequence ATGGTCAATCCGACGTATGAAAAGCTGGGCAGTGCCCCCTCCATGATCCGTGAACTGTTCGCCTACGGTCTGCGCCGCTCGGCGGAGGTAGGCCCGGAAAACGTGTTCGACTATTCCCTGGGTAATCCCAGCATCCCCGCCCCGCAGCCGGTGCAGCAGGCCCTGCTGGATGTGCTGCACGACACCGATCCCATTCAGGTCCACGGCTACTCCATGGCCGGCGGCTTCGACGGCACCCGCCGGGCCGTGGCGGAGGATCTGACCCACCGCTTCGGAATGACCATCCGCCCGGAGGAGCTGTTCTTTACCTGCGGCGCTGCCGCCGCTCTGATCTCTGTCATCCGGGCGCTGACCGTATCGCCGGACAGTGAATTTGTGGCCATCGCCCCCTATTTTCCGGAGTACCTCCCCTTTGTGGAATCCAACGGCGGCAAGCTGGTGTCCGTCCCCGCCGATCTGGACACCTTCCAGATCTCTCTGGACATTTTAGAGGCCCATTTAACGTCCCATACACAGGCAGTTTTGGTCAACTCCCCCAACAATCCCACCGGCGTGGTGTACAGCCGCCAGACGCTGGAGGGGCTGGCGGAGCTTCTTCGCCGCAAGAGTACCCAGTTCGGCCACCCCATCTACCTGATAGCCGACGAGCCCTACCGAGAGCTGGTCTACGACGGCGTGGAGGTCCCCTTCCTGCCCACCATCTATCCCAATACGCTGGTGTGCTACTCCTACTCCAAATCCCTGTCCCTGCCCGGTGAGCGCATCGGTTACGTCTGCGTCCCCTCCTGCGTAGAGGGTCAGGCCGACGTGCTCCACGCTGTAGCCGGGGCCGCCCGCAGCTCCGGCCATGTCTGCCCGCCGACGCTGGTGCAGCTGGCTCTCCAGCGGTGCGCCGATGCCCGGCCGGACTTGGCGGCCTATGATGCCAACCGCCGCTTGCTCTATCGGGAGCTGACCCAGATGGGCTACGAGTGCATCCCGCCGCAGGGCGCCTTCTATATCTTCGTCCGGGTCCCTGACGGCGACGATGTGGCCTTCTCCCAGCGGGCCAAGCTGGAGCATGACCTGTTGGTGGTCCCCAGCACCGCCTTCCACTGCCCAGGCTTCCTGCGGCTGAGCTACTGCGTCTCCCACGACATGATCCTGCGCAGTCTCCCCGCCTTCCGGGCCATACGGGAGAAGTACCAATAA
- the asnA gene encoding aspartate--ammonia ligase has protein sequence MSKVCIPQGYKTPLSVYEMQRAIEFIKSNFQVNLGNALNLRRVSAPLFVEENSGLNDNLNGVERPVSFDIPDVHATGQVVHSLAKWKRLALKRYQFHPGKGLFTDMNAIRRDEVVDNLHSIYVDQWDWEKVILREDRTESYLRQTVRAIMGAVCETNDALDIAFPSLHTRIDRDVYFISTQELEDRFPDLTPKQREDAICREHHTVFLMQIGGNLKRSGQPHDGRAPDYDDWQLNGDILLWNPVLERSFEISSMGIRVDEAALDRQLTASGCDDRRTLPFHRMLLAGELPLTIGGGIGQSRLCMMMIGTCHIGEVQASLWDPETVQTCESAGIMLL, from the coding sequence ATGAGCAAGGTCTGTATCCCGCAGGGCTACAAAACCCCGTTGTCTGTCTATGAAATGCAGCGGGCCATCGAGTTTATCAAGAGCAATTTCCAGGTGAATCTCGGTAATGCCCTGAATCTGCGGCGGGTCTCCGCCCCGCTGTTTGTGGAAGAAAATTCGGGTCTGAATGACAACCTCAACGGCGTGGAGCGCCCTGTCTCCTTCGATATCCCCGACGTACACGCCACCGGGCAGGTGGTCCACTCTCTGGCCAAGTGGAAGCGGCTGGCTCTGAAGCGCTACCAGTTCCACCCCGGTAAGGGCCTTTTTACCGACATGAACGCCATCCGGCGGGATGAGGTGGTGGACAACCTCCACTCCATCTATGTGGATCAGTGGGACTGGGAAAAGGTCATCCTGCGGGAGGACCGGACGGAGAGCTATCTGCGCCAGACGGTGCGGGCCATTATGGGAGCCGTCTGCGAGACCAATGATGCGCTGGACATTGCCTTTCCCAGCCTGCACACCCGCATCGACCGGGATGTGTATTTCATTTCCACCCAAGAGCTGGAGGACCGGTTCCCGGACCTGACCCCCAAGCAGCGGGAGGATGCCATCTGCCGGGAGCACCACACGGTATTTCTCATGCAGATCGGCGGAAACCTGAAGCGCTCCGGCCAGCCTCACGATGGCCGTGCGCCGGACTACGACGACTGGCAGCTCAACGGCGACATCCTGCTGTGGAACCCGGTGCTGGAGCGGAGCTTCGAGATCTCCTCCATGGGCATTCGAGTGGACGAGGCGGCGCTGGATCGCCAGCTCACCGCCAGCGGCTGCGACGATCGGCGCACTCTCCCATTCCACCGGATGCTGCTGGCGGGGGAGTTGCCTCTGACCATCGGCGGCGGCATCGGTCAGAGCCGCCTGTGCATGATGATGATCGGCACCTGTCATATCGGGGAGGTGCAGGCCAGTCTCTGGGACCCGGAGACGGTGCAGACCTGCGAAAGCGCTGGTATCATGCTGCTGTAA
- a CDS encoding NUDIX hydrolase, protein MQAAFSGHVPGLLGATAAYAVLVPVAETAEGLSLLYEVRSPALHHHSGEVCFPGGRMEPGETPEQCALRETWEELGIPPEDIRLLGRADFLHLRSEALMHPVLGQVAPAALERLRLNPAEVRQTFLVSLDWLAAHPPEVYRYPLLPVGAERFPYARVQAPPDYRWTPGQVEVPVYDGLPYPLWGLTARITRHVVQRATEGAE, encoded by the coding sequence TTGCAGGCGGCCTTTTCCGGCCATGTGCCGGGCCTGCTGGGGGCCACCGCCGCCTATGCCGTGCTGGTGCCGGTTGCGGAGACGGCGGAGGGTCTGAGCCTGCTGTATGAGGTGCGCTCCCCTGCCCTGCACCACCACAGCGGGGAGGTCTGCTTCCCCGGTGGGCGCATGGAGCCGGGGGAGACGCCGGAGCAGTGTGCCCTGCGGGAAACGTGGGAGGAGCTGGGCATCCCCCCGGAAGACATCCGGCTGCTGGGCCGGGCGGACTTCCTGCACCTGCGCTCCGAGGCCCTGATGCACCCGGTGCTGGGACAGGTGGCCCCGGCGGCGCTGGAGCGGCTGCGGCTGAACCCCGCCGAGGTGCGGCAGACGTTTCTGGTGTCGCTGGACTGGTTGGCGGCCCATCCGCCGGAGGTGTACCGGTATCCCCTGCTGCCGGTGGGAGCAGAGCGATTCCCCTATGCCCGGGTGCAGGCGCCGCCGGACTACCGGTGGACACCGGGGCAGGTGGAGGTACCGGTGTATGATGGGCTGCCCTACCCCCTGTGGGGGCTCACCGCCCGCATCACCCGTCATGTGGTGCAGCGGGCCACCGAGGGGGCGGAATAG
- a CDS encoding cation diffusion facilitator family transporter — MIELLSHWLIRNRENTGDPAVRLAYGRLCGLVGIGLNLLLFGGKLFAGTVSGSVAVTADAFNNLSDAGSSVVTLLGFQLAGKKPDPQHPFGHGRIEYISGLVVSGLILLMGVELGKSSVEKILHPEAVDFSLLAVGILVASIAVKLYMYLYNRRIGRRISSAAMEATATDSLSDAIATTAVLAAMLVGRFTSLMIDGWVGLVVACFILFSGYQAAKETLGPLLGQPPEQELVERIRQMVLSHPPICGIHDLVVHDYGPGRMMVSLHAEVPAHGDILELHDVIDTAEMELKRTLHCNAVIHMDPIITDDAQIVQLRRRVAKLVRQVDSGMTIHDFRVVPGPSHTNLIFDAVLPFGEHITEAEAARQIRERVRQMDGGEYYAVVTVENPYV, encoded by the coding sequence ATGATCGAATTACTGTCTCATTGGTTGATCCGGAACCGGGAAAATACCGGAGATCCGGCGGTACGGCTGGCCTACGGCCGCCTGTGCGGGCTGGTAGGTATCGGTCTGAACCTGCTGCTGTTCGGCGGAAAGCTGTTCGCCGGGACTGTCAGCGGCTCGGTGGCCGTGACGGCGGATGCCTTCAACAACCTGTCGGATGCAGGCTCGTCGGTGGTGACGCTGCTGGGCTTTCAGCTGGCGGGGAAGAAGCCGGACCCCCAGCACCCCTTCGGTCACGGGCGCATCGAGTACATATCGGGTCTTGTAGTGTCGGGACTGATCCTGCTGATGGGTGTGGAGCTGGGGAAGTCCTCCGTGGAGAAGATCCTGCACCCGGAGGCGGTGGACTTCAGTCTGCTGGCGGTGGGGATTCTGGTGGCATCCATCGCCGTGAAGCTGTATATGTACCTGTATAACCGCCGTATCGGCAGGCGGATATCTTCCGCCGCCATGGAGGCCACGGCCACCGACAGCCTGTCCGATGCCATCGCCACCACGGCGGTGCTGGCGGCTATGCTGGTGGGACGGTTCACCAGCTTGATGATCGACGGTTGGGTGGGCCTTGTGGTGGCGTGCTTCATCCTCTTTTCCGGGTATCAGGCGGCTAAGGAGACGCTGGGACCGCTGCTGGGCCAGCCGCCGGAGCAGGAGCTGGTGGAGAGGATCCGGCAGATGGTTCTGTCCCACCCGCCTATCTGCGGCATCCACGATCTGGTGGTCCACGACTATGGCCCCGGTCGGATGATGGTGTCCCTCCATGCGGAGGTGCCGGCTCACGGAGATATTCTGGAGCTGCATGACGTCATTGACACCGCCGAAATGGAGCTCAAGCGCACCCTGCACTGCAACGCCGTGATCCACATGGACCCCATCATCACCGATGATGCACAGATCGTGCAGCTGCGCCGACGGGTGGCGAAGCTGGTGCGGCAGGTGGACAGCGGCATGACCATCCACGATTTCCGGGTGGTGCCGGGACCCAGCCACACCAATCTCATTTTTGATGCGGTGCTGCCCTTCGGGGAGCATATCACGGAGGCGGAGGCCGCCCGGCAGATCAGGGAGCGGGTGCGGCAGATGGATGGGGGAGAGTACTACGCCGTGGTGACGGTGGAGAATCCCTATGTGTAA
- a CDS encoding AzlC family ABC transporter permease, giving the protein MQSSPSSWRSALRAAFPHTIPIFAGFLVLGVTYGMLMQAIGYGPLWSGLFSAIAFGGSTQYAAVPLLAAGFDPLEVFLLSLTISARHLFYSVSMLKKYDDLGWKRWMLYYTLCDETFSVVSTVEPPEGVDAGKFYLSVSLLDWSYWVTASMLGGVLGGVLPFDISGMDFALTALFVVLFLEQLRQKQRRLPGAIGIACAVVALLVCGPDNLVIPSMVLIFASLLIGRKKLCA; this is encoded by the coding sequence ATGCAGTCCTCTCCCTCCTCCTGGCGGTCAGCCCTGCGGGCCGCCTTCCCCCATACCATCCCTATTTTTGCAGGCTTTCTGGTGCTGGGCGTCACCTATGGGATGCTGATGCAGGCCATCGGCTACGGCCCCCTGTGGTCCGGCCTGTTCAGCGCCATCGCCTTCGGCGGCAGCACCCAGTATGCTGCCGTTCCTCTGCTGGCGGCGGGCTTCGACCCGCTGGAGGTGTTCCTGCTGAGTCTCACCATCAGCGCCCGGCACCTGTTTTACAGCGTGTCCATGCTGAAAAAATATGACGATCTGGGCTGGAAGCGCTGGATGCTGTACTATACTCTCTGCGACGAGACCTTCTCCGTTGTCTCTACCGTGGAGCCGCCGGAGGGCGTGGATGCCGGAAAATTCTATCTCTCCGTCTCCCTGCTGGACTGGAGCTACTGGGTCACGGCCTCCATGCTGGGAGGCGTATTGGGCGGCGTGCTGCCCTTCGACATTTCCGGCATGGATTTCGCCCTGACGGCTCTGTTCGTGGTGCTGTTTCTGGAGCAGCTGCGGCAGAAGCAGCGCCGCCTGCCGGGAGCCATCGGCATCGCCTGTGCCGTTGTGGCCCTGCTGGTCTGCGGCCCGGATAACCTGGTGATCCCCTCTATGGTGCTGATCTTCGCCAGTCTGCTGATAGGGAGGAAAAAGCTATGCGCCTGA
- a CDS encoding MarR family winged helix-turn-helix transcriptional regulator: MQQRFETFTVLIAKISRSIRRIKAEEMSEFHLKGPHVSCLYYLTQLGPLTAGQLCDRCEEDKAAVSRSLEYLEQNGYVTRPDKRYRSPLTLTEKGQETGRAIAGKIDRLVEAASEGLTPEQRQVMYDALTCISGHLERLAAPRKSQNGETDL, from the coding sequence ATGCAGCAGCGCTTCGAGACCTTTACCGTGCTGATTGCCAAAATCAGCCGCAGCATCCGCCGCATCAAGGCGGAGGAGATGTCCGAATTTCATTTGAAGGGGCCTCACGTCTCGTGTCTTTATTATCTGACGCAGCTGGGGCCGCTGACCGCCGGGCAGCTGTGCGACCGGTGCGAGGAGGATAAGGCCGCCGTGTCCCGGTCGCTGGAATATCTGGAGCAGAACGGCTACGTCACCCGGCCGGACAAGCGATACCGCAGCCCTCTGACACTGACAGAGAAGGGGCAGGAGACGGGCCGGGCCATTGCAGGGAAGATCGACCGGCTGGTGGAGGCCGCCAGCGAGGGCTTGACACCGGAGCAGCGGCAGGTCATGTACGACGCCCTGACCTGCATCAGCGGCCATCTGGAGCGCTTGGCAGCCCCCCGAAAATCACAGAACGGAGAAACAGACTTATGA